Proteins from one Bradyrhizobium sp. CB82 genomic window:
- a CDS encoding DUF433 domain-containing protein, translated as MGGKPCIRGQRVTVGMIVGQIGAGRSIDALLADYPYLAREDVLEALSHAASRARGARG; from the coding sequence ATGGGCGGAAAACCCTGCATACGTGGGCAGCGCGTCACCGTCGGCATGATCGTGGGCCAGATCGGCGCCGGCCGCAGCATCGATGCGCTGCTTGCCGACTATCCCTATCTCGCGCGCGAGGACGTGCTCGAGGCCCTGAGCCACGCGGCCTCGCGCGCCCGAGGAGCGCGAGGTTGA